TTACCCTTGCACCTAGACTCTCGGCTATTTCGCATGTTTCATCAGAACTAAAAGAGTCTACTACTATAACTTCACTGCATATTTTTTGAACATTTTGTATAACATCTCTAATATGCTTTTTTTCATTTAATGTTATAATCGTAGCTGTAATTTTTATTTGCATGGGCACTCTATTTTTTACGAAATTTTATCATAAATAAAAGGCACTGTATGAATCAACTAACATTTTTACAAAAAATAAGAAATAAAATTAGAGTTTATGGCAGAGATAATAAAATTTTTCTTGATAAAAAAAATAAAATAAAAATCTCCAAAACAAAAATAGTCATCAAAGGCTCAAACAACACTCTGCATATAAACAGCGGCGTAAAGATAAACGGTTCTTTTATAGAGATCGTTGGGAACAACTGCCGAATCACCATAGGCAAAAACTCTATTATCGGAGACGGATGCTATCTAAGCGCAAAAGATGAAAGTATCCATTTAATAATTGGCGATGAGTGTATGTTAAGCAGAAACGCAAAGCTTATGACCTCAGACGGACATCCAATATATCAAAACGGAGAAATTATAAATAGTGCTAAAGATATTACACTTGGAGATAAGGTCTGGATAGCAGACGATGTTACAATATTAAAAGGTGTAGAGGTGGGAGCGAACTCCGTTATTGGAATAGGTTCAGTGCTCACAAAATCTGTTCCCGCCGGCTCCATCGCAGTCGGAAATCCTGCAAAAGTTGTAAAAGAAAGCATAAGCTGGACGCACTAGAGCTCTAGCAGTTCTCTCTTTACCTCATCAATCAACTTTGCCCTTTTCTCTGTGTCACCCGGCAAACTAAAGTGCATTTGCAGCCCTTCATCCCCAACACTCTTCCATCTTTTAGAACTTGCAAAGAGGTTATCGGCGAAGAAGGTCATTGTCGGCGTTCCTACCAGTGAAGCGACATGATACGTACCCGTTGAAGTAGAGACAAAAAGCTTGAAATTACTTACAAGTTTTGCAAAATAGACAAGCCCTTCAAGCGAGAGATAAAAAACTATATTTACATCATAAAGCCTGTTTTGCATCTCTTCATAAAGCTCTTTCTCATCAGGTCCAAACGTAAGAACGACTTGATATTTGCCCTCTTTTATAACTTCACGGATTAAAATCTCATACTCATCAAGTGTGAAGTTTGCATCGCTTGAACCGCCAAAACCGACATGAAAAGCCACTACCTCTTTATCTATGTCATTATTTATACAAAAAACATCATAGATTTTCTTAGCATCCTCAAACTCTAAAAGCGGTTTTTTATACTCTAGATTTATACTGCTAAAAAGAGCCTTTGTGAGTTCTAAGTTGTACTCAAACTCTGCCATCTTCACTTCACTTCGTCTCTGAACTACTCTCTTTGTATAAAAGATCTGAGCGATTTTAGTCGCAGGTGCTATTCTCGTTGGAATTCGTGCCAAAAACTGAGCCATTGCTACGCGCGTATTTGAAAAAAGAGTTATGGAAGCGTCTATCTTTGCCTTTTTTAGTTTTGAAACCAGTTCAAAGAGACTTCCGCTATCATCTACTATCACCTCATCTATAAAGTCGCAAGACTGGGCAAGGGTTTTGTTAAGCGGGGCAACACATGCAATAATCCTGTTTTTTGGATCATGCTGTTTTAACACATACATAGCAGGAAGAGCAGTTATAAAATCACCTAGTTTATCTGTACGGACTACGAGAATATTCAAAAAAATTCCTAAATTAAAATTTAAAACAGTAGATCAAGAAAAACACTTGCCCAGACAATGACAAATAAAAAAATGCTCAAAAAAACTATAGAGCTTCCTACATCTTTTGCCCTGCCAGCCATCTCATGGTGTTCAAGTGTCACCAGATCCACAACTCTCTCTATCGCACTGTTTACCGCCTCTGCTATTAGCATAAACATCAAAGAGACAAACATTAACAACTTATTTGAAAGTGTGGTCTCAACAAATATCACTACAGGAATTAAAACTATAAAAACTACAAGCTCTATCCTAAACGATGATTCTGTCTTTATTAGATCCAAAAGCCCTTTAAGAGCATAATTAGTGTTTTTAAAAAAATTATATTTCGGCTGATTTCTCAACAATTATCCCTATTTCTCAATTTATGTTACTTAATAAAATTTTTAGAAGCAAGTGGCTGATTTTATCTTAAAAAGGCTATAATTCGCCTTATGAAAGAACCGTACAAGTGGGATAACTATTCCGATCAGCCATATCCGCTACAAGACAAAAACTACAAAAAGCAGATGCGAAAAAGCCAGATAGGCTCGCTGCTTAAAACTTTTTTGATCTCTATTGCAGTAATCCCGTTTTCACTGCTAATGACTCCGTTCGTGAAGAGAAAAAAGATAATCTCCAGCGAATTTTTCTGCCTTGGTGTCAATTTTGAACGCAATCCTAAAGAGACTCTTGAGATGATAGAAGAGCTAGGCGTAGAGAGAATTCTGTTGCGCATAAAACTTTGGG
This genomic interval from Sulfurimonas crateris contains the following:
- a CDS encoding acyltransferase yields the protein MNQLTFLQKIRNKIRVYGRDNKIFLDKKNKIKISKTKIVIKGSNNTLHINSGVKINGSFIEIVGNNCRITIGKNSIIGDGCYLSAKDESIHLIIGDECMLSRNAKLMTSDGHPIYQNGEIINSAKDITLGDKVWIADDVTILKGVEVGANSVIGIGSVLTKSVPAGSIAVGNPAKVVKESISWTH
- a CDS encoding glycosyltransferase family 9 protein, with the protein product MNILVVRTDKLGDFITALPAMYVLKQHDPKNRIIACVAPLNKTLAQSCDFIDEVIVDDSGSLFELVSKLKKAKIDASITLFSNTRVAMAQFLARIPTRIAPATKIAQIFYTKRVVQRRSEVKMAEFEYNLELTKALFSSINLEYKKPLLEFEDAKKIYDVFCINNDIDKEVVAFHVGFGGSSDANFTLDEYEILIREVIKEGKYQVVLTFGPDEKELYEEMQNRLYDVNIVFYLSLEGLVYFAKLVSNFKLFVSTSTGTYHVASLVGTPTMTFFADNLFASSKRWKSVGDEGLQMHFSLPGDTEKRAKLIDEVKRELLEL
- a CDS encoding diacylglycerol kinase, translating into MRNQPKYNFFKNTNYALKGLLDLIKTESSFRIELVVFIVLIPVVIFVETTLSNKLLMFVSLMFMLIAEAVNSAIERVVDLVTLEHHEMAGRAKDVGSSIVFLSIFLFVIVWASVFLDLLF